The window GTGGCGTGGTGGCGGGCACCGCGCGGACGCTGCCGGTGACCGGCGCCAGACCGCTGCCGTCGGGCAGCTTCGCGCCGACCCGGCAGTCGACCTTGCGTGACCCCGCGGCCCAGCTCTCCGGGCGCAGCGTGTCCGGGTACGGGGTGAGGCCCTTCTTCGCGAGGTCGGCGCCGCCGGTGTACGCCGTGGTGACGGCCGCGCACAGGTCGCTGGCCCGCTCGGTCTGGGCCTCGACGGCCGGGTAGTCGGCGGGGAACGCGGCGCCCAGGTCGACGTTGCCGACGATCTCGAAGGCGTGCGCCTGGTCGCAGGCGACCGGGTCGCCGATCTCCTGGCCGACCAGGGCCAGGCAGGTGCCCGGCTCGTGGATCTTGGACTGGTCCTGGCGGGCCGCCGACCCCACCGTCGTGAGCAGCGCGCCGGACGGGGCCGCGCTCTGCAGGCCGCAGCGGACCTTGCGGTCACCCTCGTCCCACTGCTCGTTGGTCGGCTTGAGCGCGTTGACGCTGAACTTGCCGAACGGGTCGAGGTTGCCGCCGAGGTAGGTGACCGCGCCCGGTGTGCACTTGGCGACGGCGATCGCCTGCCACTTCTCCGTGTCCGGCGGCGGGGCGTTCTCCGGGTACTCGCCGGAGATGTCGACATTGCTGGTGACCTCGAAGAGGTGGGCCTGGGCGCAATCGACCCGGCGCATGTCCGCGCCCTCCGGCGGCGTCCACTGCAGGCAGCTGCCCGCGGGGGAGTCGAAAGCCTTGCGGCGCTCCTCCTGGGCGACGGCCACCGGGTCGTTGCGGCCGGCCTCGACCGGCCACGAGAAGAGGATGCTCGAGCACAGCAAAATCAGCGCACCGGCGAAGGCACCGGCCATCAGGAGCCGTGTCTTCGCCGTCGCATCATTTGGTCGAAACCATTCGCTGCTTCCAGACATCTATTCCATGATGCCGTGTCCCGGTCCGGGGCGCGGCTACCGGGCACCGATCTGGGCTGGACGCGAGGTTGCGATCAGGACAATCATCCCACCTCGGAGAGCTTGGATCGGTACTGTTCGCGCCGGGAGTGGTTCATGACTGACAACGACAAGCCGACCGACGACGGCTCGCCAAAGCAGCCACCGCCTTACCAGCCGCCGGAGCCGCCGGACGCTGTAGAGGCGAGACGCGGCTCGGTGAGCTACCAGGAACCGGGGAAGACCGCGCCGCGCGCGCCTTCCCTGGCCGACCAGCGCGCCCGCGAAGTGGCCAGGCGCCGCGAACGGGAGGCCGCCGAAGCCGAGTTCATCGAGGCCGAGCGCAAACGCAAGAAGCGCAAACGCATCCTCATCGGCGCGGGCGTGACCGTCGGTGTCGTCGCCGTGGTGGCGGTGATCTACGCCGCCTCGACGCCCGACCCGGTCACCGCGACCTGCACCGACAGCAACGGCGTGGTGGTCGACGAGGACTACTGCGACGAGAACTACGCCCGCAGCCACGGCGGGTACCACAGCGGCGGCTTCATCTACATCGGCGGCAGCTCGTACCGCTACAACTACGGCGGCACCGGCTCGCCCGGCCAGCGGGTCAGCGGCGGCACCTACGTGGCGCCGTCGGACCGCACGCCGGTGAAGACCGCGTCCGGCAAGTCGGTGACGCGCGGCGGCCTCGGGGTCGGCGGCAGCAGCACCGGCGGAAAGAGCGGGGGCAGCTGAGTGCGTCGTGAGCGCTCACAGCCACGCCCGGACTGGCGGCAGAAGATCGAGTCGCAGGGGCTGGTGTTCGGCACGCCCGCGCGCAACGGCGTCGGCGGCGCCCGGCCTTACTGGGACGAGTCCGTGCACTACGTGTTCGGGCTCGACGACGTCCTGTCGATCGAAGCCGACGTCGAGCTGCTGCACTCCATGTGCCAGGACGCCGTCGAGCACGTCGTGCTGACCGAGCGGTACCGCGACTTCGGCCTGCCCGAGTGGGTGTGGCCGCACATCGCGGAGTCGTGGAAGCGGCACGACCCGCACGTCTACGGCCGGTTCGACCTGCGCTACGACGGCAAGGGCCCGGCGAAGCTGCTCGAGTACAACGCCGACACCCCGACCTCGCTGCTCGAGGCCGCCGTCGTGCAGTGGTACTGGAAGACCGACGTCTTCCCCGAGGACGACCAGTGGAACTCCATCCACGAGAAGCTGGTCGAGCGGTGGGCGGAGATCGCCGACAAGCTCCCGTCGAAGGAAGTGCACTTCACCTGGTCGCAGGCCGACCCCAGCGGTGAGGACCACATCACCACGGCCTACCTGCAGGAAACCGCTGCCGAGGCGGGCCTGGACACCATCGGGCTGGCCATCGAGGAGATCGGCTGGGACGCCGAGCTGGGTCGGTTCGTCGACCTCGCCGACGTGTCGATGAAGTCGGTGATGAAGCTCTACCCGTGGGAATGGGTCGTCGACGAGGAGTTCGGCAAGCGTGTCGTCGAGTCGCTGCCCGGCACCCTGTGGGTCGAGCCGCTCTGGAAGATGCTCCTGTCGAACAAGGCGATCCTGGCGGTGCTCTGGGAGATGTACCCGGGCCACCCCAACCTGCTCCCGGCGTTCCTCGACGACCCGGGACTGCTGACCGAGTACGTGCGCAAGCCCAAGCTCGGCCGCGAAGGCGCCAACATCCAGATCGTGGCGCCGGGCTATGAGACCCAGACGACCGGCGTATACGGCCAAGAAGGCTTCGTCTACCAGGCGTTCGACCCGCTGCCCGAGTTCGACGGCTACCGTCCCGCGCTCGGCGCGTGGATCGTCGGCGACCACTCGGCCGGGCTCGGCATCCGCGAGACCGCGGGCCTGGTGACCGACGACGGCGCGGCGTTCGTCCCCCACCGGATTCCGCAGTCATGATTTCCGACAGCAAGACATGCAAGCCCATGGAGGACGTGTGACCAGTCAACTCGCCGCAACCACGCTGGCTTTGCCCGCCGGATTCGGCGCCGACCTCGGCAAAGGCATCGGCGCCATCGCGCTGTACGCCATCGTCGGCCTGGTCCTGATGCTGATCGGCTTCTACGCGATCGACTGGACCACCCCCGGCAAGCTGTCCGAACTGGTCCGCCTCGGCAGGCCGAACGCGGTCATCGTGACCGCGTCCGGGATGGTCAGCATGGCGCTGATCATCGTCGTGGCGATCTTCTTCTCGGCCAGCGACCTGACCGCGGGGTTGATCACCTCGGTGGTCTACGGCCTGATCGGCATCGTCGTGCAGGTGCTCGCCGTGCGGACCCTGGAGTGGGTCACGAAGCTCGACGTCGGCAACACGATCGAGTCCGAGCGCTTCGCCCCGGCCAGCGTCGTCGTCGCCGCGGTACACATCGCGCTGGGCCTGATTGTCGCCGTCGCGATTTCCTAAGCACGTATCCGGTCGTCACGGGGTGTGGGCGCCTACTACGCTCACATCCCGTGATTGACCTCAAGGTTCTGCGCGAAGACCCGGAGACCGTGCGCGCCTCGCAGCGCGCCCGCGGCGAGGACCCCGCCGTCGTCGACAGCCTGCTGGCGGCCGATGAACGCAGGCGGTCCGCCATCTCCCGCGCCGACAACCTGCGCGCCGAACAGAAGACCTTCGGCAAGCAGGTGGGCAAGGCCCGCGGCGAGGAGCGCGACGCGCTACTGGCCAAGGGCAAGGAGCTGTCCAACGAGGTCAAGGCCGCCGAGGCCGAACAGGGCGACGCGGAGGCCACCTTCGCCGACCTGCACCGCGCGATCCCGAACCTGGTCCACCCGGCCGCACCGGTGGGTGGTGAGGACGACTACACCGTCCTGGAGACCGTCGGCGAGCCCCGCCACTTCGACTTCGAGCCCCTCGACCACCTCGACCTCGGGATGCGCCTAGGCGCCCTCGACATGGAACGCGGCGCGAAGGTGTCCGGCTCGCGTTTCTACTTCCTGACCGGCATCGGCGCACAGTTGCAGCTGGCCATGCTGAACATGGCCGCCGCCCAGGCCACCGCGGCGGGCTTCACCCTGATGATCCCGCCGGTCCTGGTACGCCCGGAGATCATGGCCGGCACCGGCTTCCTCGGCTCCCACGCCAGCGAGGTCTACCGCCTGCGCGACGAAGACCTGTACCTGGTCGGCACGTCCGAGGTCGCGCTGGCGGGCTACCACGCCGACGAGATCATCGACCTGACCAAGGGCCCGAAGCGCTACGCGGGTTGGTCCTCCTGCTTCCGCCGCGAAGCCGGTTCCTATGGCAAGGACACCCGCGGCATCATCCGCGTCCATCAGTTCGACAAGATCGAGATGTTCTCCTACTGCAGGCCCGAGGAAGCCGAGGCCGAACACCAGCGTCTGCTGGACTGGGAGAAGGAGATGCTGGCCAAGATCGAGGTGCCGTACCGCATCATCGACACGGCCACCGGCGACCTGGGCAGCAGCGCCCACCGCAAGTTCGACTCGGAGGCCTGGGTCCCCACCCAGCAGGCGTACCGCGAGTTGACGTCGACCTCGAACTGCACCACGTTCCAGGCCCGCCGGCTGAACGTGCGCTACCGGGACGAGAACGGCAAGCCCCAGACGGCGGCCACGCTGAACGGAACGCTGGCCACGACCCGCTGGATCGTGGCGATTCTGGAGAACCACCAGCAGGCGGATGGGTCAGTGGTGGTCCCGGAGGCGCTTCGACCGTTCTTGGGACTTGAGGTCCTCAAGCCGATCAGCTGAGAAGGTGGGCCCGGCCGGCACCGGGCCCACCCATCGGTATCGAGATGGCCTAACCCAAAGATCGCACGCGCGGTCAGTAGCCAACAACGGCCAGCGAAACGCCTACAACGCCGCCCTTCGCGCTCAAACCCAGCCACCCACAGCCCCACTCCAAGTGGGTTGCCTTTGCGGTCTTTGGCTTTTAATCCCTGCTCTTCCCCCTGCCCCCTCGTCCTGGCCATCTTTAACTCTCGATCATCGGTGTCAAGGGTCGGCTTGCCGATCGCGCAGCGACGGCGCTTGCGCCGCCCTTGACGCCGATGATCGAGAGTTAAACAATTGTGGCCGAGGGGGACTTTCCCTTGGGAGCTACCAAGAACTCGGGGTCTTAGCGAAGTGGTGGGCCCCTCTGGCGCGATTGTTTAATTCTCGATCATCGCTGTCAAGGGCGGCCGTAGACGGCCGTCGCTGCGCGATCGGCAAGCCGACCCTTGACAGCGATGATCGAGAATTAAAAGCGGCCAGGACGAGGGGCAAGGGGGAAGTGCAGGGGCGAAGAGCCGTCCCCGAAGGTGACCACGTTCGGAGCTTAAGGACTAAGAGCTGTCCCTGAAGGTGACCGCGTTCGGAGCTTAAGGACTAAGAGCTGTCCCTGAAGGTGACCGCGTTCGGAGCTTAAGGACTAAGAGCTGTCCCTGAAGGTGACCACATCCGGAGGTGCCACGACGAGGGCATCCCCGAAGGTGACCACGTTCGGAGGTGCAGGGACAAGGGCACCCCCGGAGGTGACTATGTCCGGGGTGCAGGGACAAGGGCATCCCCGAAGTGACCATGTCCGGAGGTGTAGGGACGAGGGCATCCCTGGGATAGGGAACTGGCCCTGGAAGTTCGCTCGTCCGGGGGTGGGGAGGGCTGGTCGCTTTGCGTTGTTCGCAGGAACGGCCAGCCCTCTCCAGGTCCCTGGATCAGCCATCGAGGCTTGCCCGACGGCGGGTGAACCACAACGCGCCTGCGCCAGCCGCGATCAGTGCGACGCCCGTGCCCACCGTGGACAGGGGGTTCGCACCTGTTTCGGCCAAGGATGCGGTGACGGTGGTCTTGGTCGTGTTCGCCGGGATGGCTGCCGCCGCCGGGGTGGTCGGGCGGGTTTCGGCCTCGATGGCGGCGATGGATGCGGTCAGGATGTTGTTGGCCAAGTTGGGATCGGCGTAGACACCCTTGTCGACCTCAAGCCGCACGTCAGCTGCCTGAAAAGCGCTCTCGACGCGAACCGTGACGCCGATGAACTCGATCGCGCCGGGGTGCCTGCGGCCCTCGAAACCGCCCGCGACCGACTGGCCCTGGATGGTCGACGGCATGCCGCCGAAGGTCTCCATCAGCTTGAGGCCTGCCGGGAGGGTCAGCTTCGCCCGGAGTTGTTCCGCGAGGTTGCCGTCCGGGTAAACGCCGCCGACGATGGTGAATTCGTCGCCGACCTGGATGCTTGGGGCGAAGTCCGGGGACTTCATGTCATACGTCGTGCCGCCCCAGATCATCAGTAGTTGTGAGGTGCGCATGTCCATCCGGGCGACGCGGTAGCCCGCGTCGATGCCGGTGATGGTCTCGCCCGCTTGGACGGTGATCGGGTCGGTGCGGCCGGTGGTGAAGCCGAACTTGGAGTCGCCGCCCTGTTGCGTCCAGCCTTCGCTGGGGGTGAAATAGGCGCGGTCGTTCGCGCCCAGGACCTGGTGGCCCGCGGCGATGTCGGTGAGGCAGTACTTTCCGTCGACACCGGAGTTCTGGTAGTTCGAGCCGTCGGACTCCAGGCCGACTGCGCTGTTCGGGATCACCGGTTCGCCCGCCTGGCGCAGGCCGTCCTCATTCGCGTCGCGCCAGACGGTGCCGCAGATCGTGGCGCCCCGGATGCCGAACAGGGCTGGGGTGGCGGTCGTGGCGGGCGACAAGACGATCTTGAATGACGTCGGCGTGGTGTTGGCGAACGTGGGGTCGGAGTGGCTGATCTCGTAGGCACCCAACGGAATGCCGCGGAACCGGTACTTGCCGTCGGCGGCGGTCAGCGCGGTGAATTCGCCGCCCGCGCCCTTCGCTTTCACCACCGCGCCCGCCCGGCCCGGCTCGCCTTCGTCGACAGCTCCGTCGCTGTCCCGGTCGAACCACACGGTGCCGCCGAACTCGGTGGTGGGAGCCTGTGCGGCCGCCGTGCCCGTAAGCAGCACGGGGGCGACGGCGGCGGTGATCATGGCGACCGTGGTGGCGCGCAATACGAGCTTGGTGTTCTTCGACATCGTTTCTCCCCAAATGTTTCCCGCCGCTTGGCGGATCACTAATGAAGGCGTCCGGGGCGGCCGAAGGTTGTTATCCGTTACGCAACGGAGACGTTTATCCGCTCGCATTCCGTAAAAGCGCGCGACTAATAGGCCGTCAGCATTTGACGGCCGTGTTCGAGCGCTTTTAGGTCGAGCTGAATTCCCCAGGTCTGTGGTGCCTTCGAGCGGTACACGCCCGACCGGGCACGCGGGTTGCCGCTGTTACCAAGCCGAGATCGTCCGGCTTCAGTTCGCAGTACTCGTCGCAGGTGCCCAGGCGTCGTGCCGCTTAGCGGAGTTGATCGCTACGCGTCCTTCGCCTGCTCGCCCGAGGCGTCGCCGAGGACGCCGTCAAGGATCAGGCCGAACGCACTGAGGGGGAACAGGAACTGCATGGGTTTGAGGAACAACACGTGTATCGCGGTCACCAGCGGGGCCATGAAACGAGGCAGCCTGCTGTAGAAGAGATGCGGATCGTAGTAATACGGCACGATCTTCATATCATTCACTGGCACGCGGCTGGCAAGCGTGGCCAAAGTCCGAAATGAGTAAACCTGGATGTGATCAGGGTGTGCGTTCTCGCGGCTGAACAGTGTCATCAGCATGTTGATCAGGGATGTCGTATTGGGTGTCGTGGCCACAAGTCGGATGCCCGGATGTAGCGCCGCAATCCGGCTAAGCCACCCCAGGGTGTCCTGGGTGTGCTCGATGAGCTCGCCGGCAACGATGATGTCGGGCCGGAACTCCTCGAGAATGGCGTCGAGGTTCTCGACTGTGCCGTAGCGGATCGTCGTACCGCACGACGTCTCGACGCCCCCGGTGTCTTTCAGCTTGGGTGACGCGTCGACCCCCAGCACTTCCTTGGCCACACCAGCGATCTCCGCGTGCAGCCACCGCCATGACGCGTGCTGTTCGCGGTCCACCTCGGTCTCGTCGTACGCACCGAGATCCAGGACCCGCTGCCCCCGGCACTGCTCCACCACGTAGGTGTACCGGTCCACCGGACGCCTTACGGGCAGGCGCGACAACGGGCTCTCTTTGAGGGGTTCGCTCGCCTCGTTGACGTAGATCATGGGTTGGCGCTCCTCGGCTGGAGTCTGGTGTGGGGCGAACACTACAAGTCAACTCATCTGCGGGCCCTGGCGGCCTGAACGGGCCGAGTTCGGGGGTTCCCTGCCCTCGGTGTCTCGATCTGCCCGCCGTCAATCAGTCGAGGCCCACACCTCGTCCGCGACGTGTTTGGCGATCTCCAACGCGCAGGTCGCGGCAGGTGACGGGGCGTTGAGGACGTGCACCTGGTTCGGCGCGGTCTCGATCAGGAAGTCCTGGACCAGGGATCCGTCGGGCAGCAGGGCCTGTGCCCGGACGCCGGACCCCGAGCGCACGATGTCCGCCTCCCCCACAGCGGGGACGAGCTTGGCCAGGCTCGCGGCGAAGCGCCGCTTGGACAATGACCGGCGAACCTCCTCGAGTCCGATCGGATAGGCGTACTTCTTCGCCAGTCGCCAGGTCCCTGGGAAGCGGGCGGTCTCGGCCAAGTCGGATGGGGACAAATCTCGCCAGCGGTACCCCTCGCGGCGCAGGGCGAGGACGGCGTTGGGGCCTGCGTGCACGGTGCCGTCGAGCATGCGGGTCAGATGCACGCCTAGGAACGGCAGTGATGCGTCCGGGACGGGGTAGATCAACCCGCGGACCAAGTGCGCCCGGTCGGGCCGTAGTTCGTAGTACTCACCGCGGAATGGGACGATCTTCGCCTGGGGCTCCAGCCCTGCCATCCGGGCGATGCGGTCGCAGTGCAGTCCGGCGCAGTTGACCAGTGCGTCCGCCCGCAGCACCTCACTTCCCGTGGCAACCTCCACGCCGCCACGGCGGCCGGGTCGGATGCCGAGAACCGGGGTGCGCAGCCGAAGGTCGGCTCCGGCGTCGGTGAGCAGCTCGACCAGGGCAAGGCACACCCTGTGGAAGTCGATGACGCCCGTGCTTTCCACCCGCAATGCCGCCACGCACGACACTTCAGGCTCGTACTCCCGCGCGTGCGCGGCGGAGATCACCTTGGCCGGAACGCCGTTGGCGGCGGCTCGTTCGGCCAGCACGGCCAGAGCGGGGAGTTCACTTTGGTCGGTGGCCACCACGAGCTTGCCGCACACATCGACTGGGACCCCGTGTGCGCGGGCGAATTCGACCATCGATCTGTTACCCGCCACGGACATCCGTGCCTTGAACGAGCCGGGCGCGTAGTACAGCCCGGCGTGCACGACATTTGAGTTGTGTCCGGTCTGGTGGGCCGCCCAGGTTGCCTCTTTTTCCAGCAGCGTGACGAGGTGGTCGCGCCCTACAAGTTCGCGCGCCGTCGCGAGTCCGAGGATGCCGCCGCCAACCACCAGTACATGTCGCACCCGGGCAGCATAGGTCCGCGCGCGTTCTCTACGGTCGAACCGTGAACGCAGCTGTTGCGAGCCTTCGGGAGCGGATCGGCCCCGCCGTCCTGATGGGCGCGGGCGTAGTCGTGGTCGGCATCGCGGGCTACGTCTTTATCGCGCTGGCAGGCCACGCCTTCTCCACAGCGGACGCCGCGGCGCTCGTCAGCTTCTACCTCATCGTGAGCATCATCGGGCCCGGCGTGTTCGTCGGTCTGGAACAGGAGACGAGCCGTTCGACCAGCGCGTGGCTGGCAGGCGGCCGTTCGTTCCGCATCGTCGCGCGCAATGCCGTCGTGGTCGGCGGCGGGTTGCTGGCGGTAGTGACCGTAGTGCTCGCCGCTATCGGCCCCCTGCTGACCGATGAGGCTCTTTCAGGCCAGTGGGGGCTGTTCGTCGCGATCCTCATCACGGTGGCCGCGTCCACGGTGATGTATCTCGTCCGGGGATTGCTGGGCGGGATGCAGCGGTTCGGGGGATACGCGGCAACCCTGGTCGTCGAGGGGATCACCCGGCTTCTGCTGTGCGTGGCCATCGTGGTCGCGGGCAATCCCGACGCGACTTTCTACGCGATTTCCATCGGACTGGGCACCGTTCTCGCGGTAGTCGCGGGACTGCCTTGGCTGCGCAAGCCGCACGCGGGGGCGGTCACTGATCTCGCGGAGATCAGTGACGGAGCGGGCGTTCGCGCCATGACGCGCAGGCTGGTCCTGATGGTGGCCGCGGCCTTCGGATTCCATTTGGTGGGCAATCTCGCGCCGATCGTGGTGACGGCCAAGCTCGGGGCCGCTGACACCCCCACGGCTGCGGCATTCGCGTCGGCGTTCGTCCTGGTCCGTGTCCCCGTGCTGCTCTTCGCGGTCGTTCAGGCCATGCTGCTGCCCGCTCTGACAAAAGCGGCGACTATCGGTGACTTCGTGACCGTCCGGTCGACACTGGGCAAGTTCCTCGCCGCCGTGGCGGCTATCGGGGTACCCACGGTCGCCCTGGCGTTTCTCGTGGGCCCGCAAACGGTCGAACTGTTCTTCGGCGCGCAGGTCCGGCTGCCCAACGGCGTGGTCGGCCTACTCGCGATCGGCACGGTCCTTATCCTGATCACCCAAGTGCTCATGCCTGCCCTGCTCGCGCTCGGCAAGAACCGGATCGTCACGGTCGCTTGGGCGCTGGGTGCCGTCGTACTTGTCGGGTCGCTCTCCCTGCCGTTCTCGCCCATGGAAGCGGGCGCGTGGGCGCATCTGGCTGGGTGCGGCACAGCCGCGCTGACCATGGCAGCGAGCCTGGTCAACGCTGTCCGCGTGCGAGCGGACAGTTGGCCTGACCGCCGTTGACCGGCTCTGCGACGCGTCCGGCGCCCTAAGGGATCTCGAGCTTGGTTGCGGCGTCTGCCGAGAGTTTGACGGGACGGAAATCTCCCCTGACATCCTGTTCCGGTGGCCATTCTTTCCGGTACTCTGGCGACGAAAACGGTCGGGGCGGGGCCCGGCTGCTGGGGATATATGACTTCAGTGATGTCCGATGCACGCGTGGTTGTCGCGTGTCCTCCACGCTTCATCCTGTGTCGTGCGATCGGAGCATTCACCGGAAAGGGAATTGATGGGGCTCTTCAAGTCCGGAGTGGTGGTCGCGACCGCCGTGGCCCTCTCCGCATTGGCCACTGATGCAGGCGCGTCAAGCGCGCCCGCGCCGGCGGCGGCGGTAGGCGAGTTGCAGGCCAGCGTCGCGGCTGCCGCGGTTGAGGGGGGAACCCGGTTTGTTCCGATGGCACCCCTGCGAGTGCTCGACACCCGCTACGCGACGGGTGTTCCTGGCACGTCGCCGGTAGGCGCTGGAAAGGCCATCGATGTGTCGATGGTCGGCAAGGTTCCCGACGACGCGGTCGCCGTCGTGATGAACGTGGCTGGAACGAGCCCGACAGCGGACACGTTTGTGACGGTGTGGGCGTTCGGCATTCCGCAACCGACCGCGTCGAACCTGAACTTCGCACGTGGCGAGACCCGATCCAACGCGGTGGTGTCGGAGATCGGGTTGGACCGCAAGATCGCGCTTTACAACAACGCAGGCACAACTCATTTGATCGCGGACCTCGCCGGTTACTACACGGAGTCCACGACCAACAGCAGTCCGTTCACGACGGTCTCGCCTGTCCGGGTCCTCGACACCCGCGAGGGGACTGGCGTCGTCGGTCCGGGAAAGACCATTGAGGTCGACTTCACAGGGAAGGTCGATCCCGCGGCCACTGCCGTGACGATCAACTTGGCAGGCGTCGACGCCACGCAGAGCACCCATGTCACCGCCTGGCCGACCGGAAGCGCTCAGCCGAACGCGGCGAGTTTGAACTTGGCGCCGCGCGTGGCCACGCCGAACCATGTCACGGTCGCCCTGGGCAGTGACCGGAAGATCTCGCTGTTCAACAACGCGGGATCCGCACACCTCATCGTGGATCTCTCCGGGTACTACTCGCCCTCATCGACACTGCTGTTCTACCCGTTCGCCCCGGTTCGCAGCTATGACACCAGGACCAACAACGACGGGCTGGGAGGCCCGGACAGCTTCAATTTGATCTACGACGGCCTCGCCCCTGAGGTGAAGGCGTTCGTGTGCAACGTGGCCGGTACCAACACGACTAGGGACACTTTCGTCACCGTCTGGCCCGCTGGGCAACCGAAGTCCACCGCGTCGAATTTGAACCTGGCGCCCGGCCAGACCGCACCGAACATGGTGACGGCCGGAATCGGTGTGGACAGTGAGTACAACCTCCCCGCCGTGTCGTTCTATAACAACTCGGGCCATGTCGACCTGATCGTCGACATCTCGGGCTACTTCGGGTATTGATGCATCTGGCGCCAGCCGGATGACCCGCCGACGCCGCTTGGGCCCGTTCGCGGGCCCAAGCTTCGTCGGACTGGAGGACACGATGAAGACCAGATCCTTCCGCGTGCGGTTACTGGTCTGTGTTGTCATCGGAATGTTCGGCAGTTTGACTGGTACGGGCAATGCTCTCCCCGACCATGCGCATCCCCGGCAGGGAGTAGCAGCCGAGAGCGCAGGCGCGCGGTTCGTCCCTCTGGAGCCGATTCGAGTCCTCGACTCCCGGGATGCGACGAGCGTGACCGGCGGCGCCCCGTTGGGGCCCAGCGGAGTCGCGAAGGTTTCGCTGGCCCGATACGTTCCCACCTCCGCTGTGGCGGCGGTGTTGAACGTGACTGGCGCGGAGGCGACGGAGAACACGTACCTCGTCGCTTATCCCGATGGAGCCGAACGCCCCTCGGTCTCCACGCTGAACCTCAGCCGCGGCCACACCCGCGCGAATGGTGCCACGGTTGCCATCGGCGTTGACAGCGCCCTCAAGGTGTACAACAACACCGGCAAGGTTCACGTGATCGTCGACCTCGCCGGGTACTACACATCCGATTCGGTGGGATCGGGCCTCACGCGGCTGTCCACGGGCCGAGTCCTCGACACTCGATCAGGGGCGCCGGTCGGCCCCGGCGGCGTCATCACCGTGGACTTCTCCGCGATGGTGCCCGAAACCGCGACGGCGGTGACCTTCAACCTCGCCGGCGTCAGCGCCACAAAGCAGACGCATGTCATCGCGTGGCCCAACGGACGCTCTCGGCCAAATGTCTCACACCTGTACCTGTTGAACGGCGAGGCGACTCCCAATCAAGTCACCGTGGCACTCGGCAGGGACCGGAAGGTCGCACTATATAACCATTCTGGGTCGGTTCATCTCATCGTCGACCCAACCGGTTTCTATGCGAGTGACAGAGGCCTGTCCTTTTACCCGGTCACGCCGAGAAGGATTCTCGATACGCGTCCCGGCAGGGGAATCGGCGAGGCCGAGACTCACTCTGTGAGTCTGGCGGGCATTCTCCCGGCGTCGGCGGCGAGCATGGTGTGCAACGTGGCGGGCACCAACACCACCACGAGTACCTACGTGATGATCTGGCCCACCGGATCTCCCAAGCCCAAAGCGGCCTCACACCTGAATCTGGTCGCGGGCCAGACCGCGGCGAACATGGCGGTTGCCGGCCTAGGTGCTGAGCAGAGCATCCAGATCTACAACAATGCTGGTT is drawn from Actinokineospora alba and contains these coding sequences:
- a CDS encoding septum formation family protein translates to MAGAFAGALILLCSSILFSWPVEAGRNDPVAVAQEERRKAFDSPAGSCLQWTPPEGADMRRVDCAQAHLFEVTSNVDISGEYPENAPPPDTEKWQAIAVAKCTPGAVTYLGGNLDPFGKFSVNALKPTNEQWDEGDRKVRCGLQSAAPSGALLTTVGSAARQDQSKIHEPGTCLALVGQEIGDPVACDQAHAFEIVGNVDLGAAFPADYPAVEAQTERASDLCAAVTTAYTGGADLAKKGLTPYPDTLRPESWAAGSRKVDCRVGAKLPDGSGLAPVTGSVRAVPATTPPASQPPASQPPPGAPTPSGG
- a CDS encoding glutathionylspermidine synthase family protein — protein: MRRERSQPRPDWRQKIESQGLVFGTPARNGVGGARPYWDESVHYVFGLDDVLSIEADVELLHSMCQDAVEHVVLTERYRDFGLPEWVWPHIAESWKRHDPHVYGRFDLRYDGKGPAKLLEYNADTPTSLLEAAVVQWYWKTDVFPEDDQWNSIHEKLVERWAEIADKLPSKEVHFTWSQADPSGEDHITTAYLQETAAEAGLDTIGLAIEEIGWDAELGRFVDLADVSMKSVMKLYPWEWVVDEEFGKRVVESLPGTLWVEPLWKMLLSNKAILAVLWEMYPGHPNLLPAFLDDPGLLTEYVRKPKLGREGANIQIVAPGYETQTTGVYGQEGFVYQAFDPLPEFDGYRPALGAWIVGDHSAGLGIRETAGLVTDDGAAFVPHRIPQS
- a CDS encoding DUF350 domain-containing protein; translated protein: MQAHGGRVTSQLAATTLALPAGFGADLGKGIGAIALYAIVGLVLMLIGFYAIDWTTPGKLSELVRLGRPNAVIVTASGMVSMALIIVVAIFFSASDLTAGLITSVVYGLIGIVVQVLAVRTLEWVTKLDVGNTIESERFAPASVVVAAVHIALGLIVAVAIS
- the serS gene encoding serine--tRNA ligase, producing MIDLKVLREDPETVRASQRARGEDPAVVDSLLAADERRRSAISRADNLRAEQKTFGKQVGKARGEERDALLAKGKELSNEVKAAEAEQGDAEATFADLHRAIPNLVHPAAPVGGEDDYTVLETVGEPRHFDFEPLDHLDLGMRLGALDMERGAKVSGSRFYFLTGIGAQLQLAMLNMAAAQATAAGFTLMIPPVLVRPEIMAGTGFLGSHASEVYRLRDEDLYLVGTSEVALAGYHADEIIDLTKGPKRYAGWSSCFRREAGSYGKDTRGIIRVHQFDKIEMFSYCRPEEAEAEHQRLLDWEKEMLAKIEVPYRIIDTATGDLGSSAHRKFDSEAWVPTQQAYRELTSTSNCTTFQARRLNVRYRDENGKPQTAATLNGTLATTRWIVAILENHQQADGSVVVPEALRPFLGLEVLKPIS
- a CDS encoding SdrD B-like domain-containing protein, which translates into the protein MSKNTKLVLRATTVAMITAAVAPVLLTGTAAAQAPTTEFGGTVWFDRDSDGAVDEGEPGRAGAVVKAKGAGGEFTALTAADGKYRFRGIPLGAYEISHSDPTFANTTPTSFKIVLSPATTATPALFGIRGATICGTVWRDANEDGLRQAGEPVIPNSAVGLESDGSNYQNSGVDGKYCLTDIAAGHQVLGANDRAYFTPSEGWTQQGGDSKFGFTTGRTDPITVQAGETITGIDAGYRVARMDMRTSQLLMIWGGTTYDMKSPDFAPSIQVGDEFTIVGGVYPDGNLAEQLRAKLTLPAGLKLMETFGGMPSTIQGQSVAGGFEGRRHPGAIEFIGVTVRVESAFQAADVRLEVDKGVYADPNLANNILTASIAAIEAETRPTTPAAAAIPANTTKTTVTASLAETGANPLSTVGTGVALIAAGAGALWFTRRRASLDG
- a CDS encoding methyltransferase domain-containing protein, which produces MIYVNEASEPLKESPLSRLPVRRPVDRYTYVVEQCRGQRVLDLGAYDETEVDREQHASWRWLHAEIAGVAKEVLGVDASPKLKDTGGVETSCGTTIRYGTVENLDAILEEFRPDIIVAGELIEHTQDTLGWLSRIAALHPGIRLVATTPNTTSLINMLMTLFSRENAHPDHIQVYSFRTLATLASRVPVNDMKIVPYYYDPHLFYSRLPRFMAPLVTAIHVLFLKPMQFLFPLSAFGLILDGVLGDASGEQAKDA